From a single Bremerella cremea genomic region:
- a CDS encoding HsdM family class I SAM-dependent methyltransferase gives MASPQEFLDSVYEQLDLNNGELLNAVSTPFDEVSSENWVEKGEWLSLAHSVGVEKIFFVQNNPVLVFATANAVAQDDIRTVVNRIWCMSRPQCLFLACPGELLVFDLTRPPIRTTEQLEAQGRLLRRVVSIAKVQEELAAYRRELLESGTAIEGQGYFSPGEARADKSLLRDLKLVRNALLDAGLDGPNAVHANSLIGRSIFIRYLEDRRILLESDFEAVASRRKRWRELLASNQGVPIEPSMQHIRYTKLLSDKDFTYAFFRQISEDFNGDLFPVTEEEEEAVTEDHLKVLQRFLRAEIADPTRPLFFFAYQFEVIPIELISSIYEEFYNTERGVDRNHGTHYTPIELVEFVLSSCLTTDVLKKNPTILDPACGSGIFLVEAFRRVVRYRQVKQKRRLGLPELRKIIRDQLRGIDINGEAIRVAAFSLYLALLHHLDPPDIWREKRLPHLTHDPVVSTKNTNRFDILFEGNAFAVGGEQDSAAAKERIQAGTIDVIVGNPPWGYPKKNDQLGRKAARVAIDWCNENECAVGDQELSQAFIHRAMNLLRPGGAAALLVSTGVFFKHHPNSKTFRQQWLKNGRIDRVVNFSAVRHLYFNSGIAPFVSVVFTKDAPGVDHVIEYWSAKATLQAKQMRAVVLSLADRKLLPQLQALADDRVWKVYWWGSHHDYALICGLESCDSLESIVGSESFGQGFKKANQEHDSDWLKEFDEFPLASFERYGPLPKDEFCPVPSHVERRGVREVYSGWRLLVKRGIVQAKSCDGRIESRLERESFAFTNSIHGVLTGKLEKWQQYSILAIFWSSVARYYYWMTSGSWGMWHHEIHLDDVKRMPISFPKNDEVRNRLIEVVERLRSTYAHGDELISLRPKEESIHWRERAFLEKELDSLVFECYSLSDMHRDLINDMCSLGLNLFYRNASSEAVKPLIIPESFCLGRCADLSPDKNRNDILPYVKTLCEHWNQELGDSGEFAWHVIQAPAPSPMIAVLLEAIGPQSEITQSQWSMDWAAVLEWLSENSTQPMGSRRVYVDGIVRAVGESEVLLIKRNERRLWTASAAREDAEATIRQAMLLQEMN, from the coding sequence ATGGCTTCCCCTCAGGAATTCCTAGATTCCGTCTATGAGCAACTCGACCTAAATAATGGCGAGTTGTTAAATGCTGTTTCGACTCCATTTGATGAGGTCTCGTCTGAAAACTGGGTCGAGAAAGGAGAGTGGCTATCTCTCGCACATTCGGTAGGCGTTGAAAAGATCTTCTTCGTTCAGAATAACCCTGTATTGGTGTTTGCGACGGCCAATGCCGTTGCACAAGACGATATTCGGACGGTCGTCAACCGAATCTGGTGCATGTCTCGGCCACAATGCCTGTTCTTGGCATGCCCTGGTGAGCTACTCGTTTTCGATCTAACACGCCCACCGATTAGGACGACAGAACAACTTGAGGCCCAAGGACGGTTGCTTCGTCGCGTTGTTTCAATTGCCAAGGTTCAAGAGGAACTCGCCGCTTATCGTCGTGAGCTACTAGAGTCAGGGACTGCAATTGAGGGGCAAGGTTACTTCTCGCCAGGTGAGGCAAGGGCAGACAAGTCTCTCCTCCGTGATCTAAAACTTGTTCGCAATGCTTTACTTGATGCTGGGCTAGATGGCCCGAATGCCGTTCATGCCAACTCGTTAATTGGACGCTCGATCTTCATTCGATATCTGGAAGATCGCCGGATACTTCTCGAATCAGACTTCGAAGCAGTGGCAAGTCGCCGAAAACGCTGGCGGGAATTGTTGGCCTCGAACCAAGGGGTTCCGATCGAGCCATCAATGCAACACATTCGGTATACAAAGCTGCTGTCAGACAAAGACTTTACTTACGCCTTTTTCCGGCAGATCTCAGAAGACTTCAATGGAGACTTATTTCCGGTTACGGAAGAAGAAGAGGAAGCGGTAACCGAAGATCATTTGAAAGTTCTTCAGCGTTTTCTGAGGGCTGAAATCGCTGACCCAACAAGACCGCTCTTCTTTTTCGCCTACCAGTTTGAAGTTATCCCTATTGAGTTGATCAGCAGCATCTATGAAGAATTTTACAATACAGAGAGAGGCGTCGATCGCAATCATGGAACGCACTATACGCCAATCGAACTTGTAGAGTTCGTTCTGTCTAGTTGCTTAACAACGGACGTCTTGAAGAAAAACCCTACAATTCTCGATCCGGCGTGTGGCTCGGGAATTTTTCTGGTTGAAGCCTTTCGACGTGTTGTGCGATATCGTCAAGTAAAACAGAAGCGGAGGCTTGGTCTTCCTGAACTGAGAAAAATCATTCGAGATCAGCTAAGGGGAATCGACATTAATGGCGAGGCGATTCGCGTTGCGGCGTTCAGTCTATATCTGGCTTTGCTTCATCATCTCGATCCGCCAGACATTTGGCGAGAGAAGAGGTTGCCGCACCTTACCCACGACCCGGTAGTCAGTACGAAAAATACCAATCGTTTCGATATTCTTTTTGAAGGAAACGCATTCGCCGTAGGTGGCGAACAAGATAGTGCAGCAGCCAAGGAACGCATTCAGGCTGGCACAATCGACGTAATTGTAGGCAACCCGCCTTGGGGATACCCCAAAAAAAACGATCAGTTGGGACGCAAGGCTGCCCGAGTTGCCATCGACTGGTGTAATGAGAATGAATGTGCAGTTGGCGACCAAGAGTTGTCGCAAGCATTCATACATAGGGCGATGAATCTGCTTCGGCCGGGAGGTGCGGCCGCTCTACTTGTTTCTACAGGCGTTTTCTTCAAGCATCACCCCAATAGCAAGACGTTTCGCCAGCAATGGCTGAAAAACGGTCGAATTGATCGAGTCGTCAACTTCTCGGCAGTTAGACACCTTTACTTTAATAGTGGTATTGCCCCATTTGTAAGCGTCGTGTTCACAAAAGATGCTCCAGGTGTCGACCATGTAATTGAATACTGGTCTGCAAAAGCCACCCTGCAAGCCAAGCAAATGCGGGCGGTGGTGCTAAGCCTTGCAGATCGAAAGTTGCTTCCTCAGCTTCAGGCATTGGCCGATGATCGAGTTTGGAAGGTCTACTGGTGGGGGTCCCATCACGACTATGCCTTAATCTGCGGGCTGGAGTCATGTGACTCTTTAGAGAGCATCGTGGGGAGCGAGTCTTTCGGTCAGGGATTTAAGAAAGCGAATCAAGAACACGACAGTGACTGGTTAAAAGAGTTTGACGAATTCCCTCTTGCGTCGTTCGAGCGATATGGACCGCTTCCCAAAGATGAATTCTGCCCTGTGCCATCGCATGTAGAACGCCGAGGCGTCCGTGAAGTGTATAGTGGATGGCGGCTACTTGTGAAACGGGGAATTGTCCAGGCAAAAAGTTGTGATGGACGTATAGAGTCCAGGCTTGAGCGTGAATCATTTGCTTTCACAAATTCGATTCATGGGGTCTTGACTGGCAAGCTAGAAAAATGGCAGCAGTATTCAATCCTCGCTATTTTTTGGTCTTCTGTCGCAAGGTACTACTATTGGATGACATCGGGGTCATGGGGAATGTGGCACCACGAAATACACCTTGATGACGTAAAACGCATGCCAATTTCATTTCCAAAGAATGACGAAGTACGCAACAGGTTGATTGAAGTAGTTGAACGTTTACGCTCAACCTATGCCCACGGCGATGAACTCATTTCTTTGCGGCCAAAGGAAGAATCAATCCATTGGCGTGAGCGTGCATTTCTTGAGAAAGAGTTAGACAGCTTAGTATTCGAGTGCTACAGCCTTAGCGACATGCATCGCGATCTAATTAATGATATGTGTTCGCTGGGATTGAACTTGTTCTACCGCAACGCAAGCAGTGAAGCAGTCAAGCCCCTTATTATTCCTGAGTCGTTTTGTCTGGGGCGATGTGCTGATCTTTCTCCCGATAAGAACCGTAATGACATTCTTCCGTATGTCAAAACCCTGTGTGAGCACTGGAATCAAGAGCTAGGCGATTCCGGTGAGTTTGCATGGCATGTAATTCAAGCTCCTGCTCCGTCACCGATGATCGCAGTGCTCCTAGAGGCAATTGGTCCGCAGTCTGAAATTACCCAAAGTCAGTGGAGTATGGACTGGGCAGCCGTTCTCGAATGGCTAAGTGAGAACTCAACCCAGCCCATGGGTTCTCGCCGTGTATACGTTGATGGTATTGTTCGAGCAGTTGGAGAATCTGAAGTTCTCCTTATTAAACGAAATGAACGCCGGCTATGGACAGCTAGTGCTGCCAGAGAAGACGCTGAGGCCACAATTAGGCAAGCGATGTTGCTTCAGGAGATGAACTAA
- the ahr gene encoding NADPH-dependent aldehyde reductase Ahr yields the protein MGFLAYAATDIGKPLESFEYDPGQLGLDEVEIDVDYCGLCHSDLSMVDNDWGMSRYPLVPGHEVVGRVAALGEQVKHLKLGQKVGLGWRARSCMVCDQCMTGNHHRCPQGVDTIVGRNGGFANKVRCQGAWAIPIPETVDFAKAGPLFCGGLTVFNPLILSHLSPMGHVAVVGIGGLGHMALKFAKAWGCEVTAFSTSPDKEAEAKSMGAHHFLNSRDEEALASAAGKFDMVLVTVNVMLDWDAYVNLLKPGGRLHIVGAISKFEATWFPVIGGERTIGGSPIGSPALANQMLDFSGRHEIAPKVEEFPMSKINDALEHLKSGKARYRIVLKNDF from the coding sequence ATGGGCTTTCTCGCTTACGCTGCCACCGATATTGGCAAACCGCTTGAATCGTTTGAGTACGACCCTGGTCAGCTTGGCCTGGATGAAGTCGAGATCGATGTCGACTACTGCGGTTTATGTCACAGCGACTTGAGCATGGTCGACAACGACTGGGGCATGTCTCGCTACCCCTTAGTGCCTGGCCATGAAGTGGTGGGCCGAGTCGCGGCCCTAGGAGAGCAGGTCAAGCATCTTAAGCTTGGCCAGAAGGTTGGCCTCGGTTGGAGAGCCCGCTCGTGCATGGTGTGCGACCAATGCATGACCGGCAATCATCATCGCTGCCCCCAGGGTGTCGATACGATCGTCGGTCGGAATGGCGGCTTTGCCAATAAAGTTCGCTGCCAGGGTGCCTGGGCGATTCCGATTCCTGAGACGGTCGATTTTGCGAAAGCTGGCCCGCTGTTCTGCGGCGGTTTAACCGTGTTCAATCCATTGATCCTCAGCCATTTAAGTCCAATGGGGCATGTCGCCGTGGTGGGAATCGGCGGACTGGGGCATATGGCATTGAAGTTTGCCAAAGCGTGGGGCTGCGAAGTGACAGCCTTCTCGACTTCGCCGGACAAGGAAGCGGAAGCGAAATCGATGGGGGCTCACCATTTCCTCAATTCACGCGACGAAGAGGCTCTAGCATCAGCGGCTGGCAAGTTTGACATGGTGCTGGTGACCGTGAATGTAATGCTAGATTGGGACGCTTACGTGAACTTGTTGAAGCCTGGCGGTCGGCTTCATATTGTCGGTGCGATTTCCAAATTCGAGGCAACTTGGTTCCCCGTTATCGGCGGCGAACGAACGATCGGCGGCTCTCCCATTGGCAGCCCTGCCCTGGCCAACCAAATGCTCGATTTCAGCGGTCGCCACGAGATTGCCCCCAAGGTTGAGGAGTTCCCCATGTCCAAGATCAACGACGCCTTAGAGCACCTGAAAAGCGGTAAAGCCCGTTATCGCATCGTGTTGAAAAACGATTTCTAA
- a CDS encoding DUF4340 domain-containing protein yields MSEKAKTAIFVIIAAIVGGWAYASRPVAINEAPEEEVNKPLFPEFNDPLLAQSMVITRFDPERATIRKFEVANTKNGWQIVTKGGYPANATEHMTKAAVSLVDLKVLRVIEASPSQQPDYGVVEPNAKSLTAADEGVGQMIAIKDSADKILVNLIVGYADKENPALRYVRVPGRNRVYLVKLNPTVFSTEFSDWIDKDLLEVNPFDVFALHFRNYSLQLTQQGGVSFVPQMDAQVAFNEAANSWDLVEFETPPANDPAKLQPAELPAGTVLNNERLNEIRDALKNVAIVDVVPKPVHLADTLKKDFKIQDLQQEDWGTLVATGFLPYTLPGEDQASICGVNGEVIFQTKDAVRYRLLFGNKRLGGENKDQRQQYLFVQAEFAQEMVPMPELQEVPEIKEGEGQDVEAQAKVRKQIKDANGRVLDIYHQRLADAKLKILDLNDKFADWYYVVSEEDIAKIQLKRDQLSAAPKQPGAQTGVGPLKPEVMSPRAFSQPNVPAAEPADSSKPAAKPEAEKPMTEEQEEKPAAPMSEEAAETPSDEDQAKDPASEDEAAKSEESEESEESEESEESEESEESEESTEKPKD; encoded by the coding sequence ATGAGTGAAAAAGCCAAAACCGCCATCTTTGTCATCATCGCCGCCATTGTTGGTGGTTGGGCCTACGCGTCACGCCCGGTCGCGATCAACGAGGCTCCGGAAGAAGAAGTCAACAAGCCTCTTTTTCCTGAATTCAACGATCCGCTCCTGGCTCAATCGATGGTGATCACCCGCTTCGATCCCGAGCGGGCCACGATCCGAAAATTCGAAGTTGCCAATACAAAAAATGGTTGGCAAATCGTCACCAAGGGAGGCTATCCCGCCAACGCGACCGAGCACATGACTAAGGCCGCCGTTAGCCTGGTCGACCTGAAAGTCCTGCGCGTGATCGAGGCTTCGCCGAGTCAGCAGCCCGATTATGGGGTGGTCGAACCAAATGCCAAATCGCTAACCGCTGCCGACGAAGGCGTGGGGCAGATGATCGCGATTAAAGACTCGGCAGATAAGATTCTGGTTAACTTGATTGTTGGCTATGCTGATAAAGAGAACCCTGCGCTACGCTACGTGCGTGTGCCGGGGCGTAATCGGGTTTACCTGGTTAAGCTCAATCCAACCGTCTTCTCGACGGAGTTCTCGGACTGGATCGACAAAGACTTACTAGAGGTCAATCCATTTGATGTCTTCGCCCTGCACTTCCGCAATTACTCGTTGCAGCTAACGCAGCAAGGTGGTGTCAGCTTTGTTCCGCAAATGGATGCGCAAGTCGCTTTCAACGAAGCGGCGAACTCCTGGGATCTGGTAGAGTTCGAGACGCCACCCGCAAATGATCCCGCTAAACTACAGCCTGCCGAACTTCCCGCCGGCACCGTGTTGAATAACGAGCGATTGAATGAGATTCGAGACGCACTTAAGAATGTGGCAATTGTCGACGTCGTGCCGAAGCCGGTTCATTTGGCCGATACCCTGAAGAAGGATTTCAAGATCCAGGATCTGCAACAGGAAGATTGGGGAACGCTGGTCGCCACTGGCTTCTTGCCGTACACCTTGCCCGGGGAAGATCAGGCCAGCATCTGTGGTGTGAACGGCGAAGTGATCTTTCAGACGAAAGATGCCGTTCGCTACCGCTTGCTGTTTGGCAACAAGCGTCTCGGTGGCGAAAACAAGGATCAGCGTCAGCAGTATCTGTTTGTTCAAGCCGAGTTCGCCCAAGAAATGGTGCCCATGCCTGAGCTTCAAGAAGTGCCAGAGATCAAGGAAGGCGAAGGGCAAGATGTGGAAGCCCAAGCCAAGGTTCGTAAGCAAATCAAAGACGCCAATGGCCGCGTCTTGGATATTTATCATCAACGTTTAGCGGACGCAAAGCTCAAGATTCTTGACCTGAATGATAAGTTTGCCGATTGGTATTATGTTGTCTCTGAAGAAGACATCGCCAAGATCCAGCTTAAGCGGGATCAACTGTCGGCTGCACCCAAGCAACCCGGTGCCCAAACAGGTGTTGGTCCGTTGAAGCCCGAAGTGATGTCTCCACGAGCGTTCTCGCAGCCCAATGTGCCGGCGGCTGAACCGGCGGATTCATCGAAGCCTGCTGCAAAACCAGAGGCCGAAAAGCCGATGACTGAAGAGCAGGAAGAGAAGCCGGCCGCGCCGATGTCAGAAGAAGCGGCGGAAACTCCAAGCGATGAAGATCAAGCGAAGGACCCTGCTTCCGAAGACGAAGCAGCGAAGTCTGAGGAGTCTGAGGAGTCTGAGGAGTCTGAGGAGTCTGAGGAGTCTGAGGAGTCTGAGGAGTCTGAGGAGTCTACCGAGAAACCGAAAGACTAG
- a CDS encoding Gldg family protein — protein MPPEFYFKLLTLVLFDLLFALAFFVLLIPLSMVKKASYAVMKRNFKAYFSNPTGYVFLAIFVLLTSMAAFWPHEFFNANLANLNELNGQITLIMLIFIPTITMGLWADEKRLGTDELLLTLPATDFDIVIGKYLAAVSVFSVSLIFSQVCNFIVLDSLSLGSMDVGLFLTTYIGYWFIGLTMISLGMVASFMTNNLTLGFVLGILVNAPFVLLQYSDAFVTQNDWVGFLSEASMGKQFADFGRGVVSISSLVYFLMMTVVGIYLSMVLIGRRHWLGGKDGESLLLHFFIRAACLLVIAFAGTLAFVIHDVRWDYTENGTSSLLPQTKELVRNLSTEQPIRIEAFVSGKVPKSHAQTKLDVINYLNEFRALNGSNINVVIHDGLEPFSETADIARETYGIEPRVLPSEERGALAQEEVILGAVVQSGLEKVVIPFFDAGVPVEYELVRSIGTVSEKKRKRLGVLATDAQLFGGIQQSPLGGFQNIPPQLIISELEKQFDVSEIDPNVPIDPASFDVLLAVQPSSLNPTGMQNLVAAVKAGIPTAIFDDPAPTLMGVATPIGQEKRSPFPGRQPAEPKGDIRQLWDLLHIQMPGKQLPTDLYYQPYIVWQDYNPEVRLSKLGVITKEYVFADPFVPGAPDYTALNNQVDVTAGLREMLFLFPGAIQKQPGFPKTMTFTPLVSTGTKIGTVSFQDLMTYAQDKRRLDAKRQIAVGPTGGLPDPFVLAALIQGTPPSLAANAAAVENSGEDATDEQASESEKKRADAKSELPQIHVAMVADIDLLHSAFVQMRAVSGDPSEMQLDNTVFLLNLLDKLAGEDEYIPIRSRSEPIARLALMEALTEKARAEGDEALRDASLRAQQQQDELQKELQQPLDELNKRIRDLNARATQGGEIRAEEVKEVQNLQSELAQRQADVENKQKAAVAKIEANLQREQERISRELNRKVLAYQNEVKTLAVALPPIPPIVIGIVVFVLRRLKEREGLSKDRIIK, from the coding sequence ATGCCTCCCGAATTTTATTTCAAACTTCTCACACTCGTTTTGTTTGATCTGCTGTTCGCTTTGGCATTTTTCGTGCTGCTGATTCCGCTATCGATGGTCAAAAAGGCGTCGTACGCGGTGATGAAGCGAAACTTTAAGGCGTACTTCAGCAACCCGACCGGGTACGTCTTTCTGGCGATCTTCGTGTTGCTGACCTCGATGGCCGCGTTTTGGCCGCACGAGTTCTTCAATGCTAATTTGGCCAACCTGAATGAACTCAACGGGCAGATCACGCTCATCATGCTGATCTTCATCCCAACCATCACGATGGGCTTGTGGGCGGATGAAAAACGATTGGGGACCGACGAACTGCTGCTGACCCTACCGGCGACGGACTTCGATATCGTGATCGGCAAGTATCTGGCCGCTGTGTCGGTCTTTAGCGTCTCGTTGATTTTCTCGCAGGTTTGTAACTTTATCGTGCTCGATAGCCTTTCTCTTGGCTCGATGGATGTGGGGCTGTTTCTCACGACCTACATCGGCTACTGGTTCATCGGGCTCACGATGATCTCGTTGGGGATGGTCGCTTCGTTCATGACCAACAACCTAACGCTGGGCTTTGTGCTAGGAATCCTGGTCAACGCTCCGTTTGTGCTGCTGCAATACTCCGATGCGTTCGTCACGCAAAACGATTGGGTTGGCTTCCTCAGCGAAGCAAGCATGGGTAAACAGTTTGCCGACTTTGGCCGTGGGGTGGTTTCGATCAGCTCGCTGGTTTACTTCCTGATGATGACGGTGGTGGGCATTTATTTATCGATGGTGCTCATTGGCCGCCGGCATTGGTTGGGGGGCAAAGATGGCGAATCGCTGCTGCTGCACTTTTTCATCCGAGCGGCCTGTTTGCTCGTGATTGCCTTTGCCGGAACGTTGGCCTTTGTGATTCATGACGTCCGCTGGGACTATACCGAAAACGGCACGAGCAGCTTGCTACCACAAACCAAAGAACTAGTCCGTAACCTTTCGACCGAACAGCCGATCCGGATCGAGGCGTTTGTCAGTGGTAAGGTTCCTAAGTCACACGCTCAGACAAAGCTCGATGTGATCAACTACCTGAATGAATTTCGGGCTTTGAATGGATCGAATATCAACGTCGTCATTCATGACGGGTTGGAGCCCTTTAGCGAAACGGCCGATATCGCTCGCGAGACCTACGGCATCGAACCACGTGTTTTACCTTCAGAAGAACGAGGAGCGTTGGCGCAGGAAGAGGTCATCCTCGGAGCCGTCGTGCAAAGCGGTTTAGAGAAAGTGGTTATCCCCTTCTTCGACGCCGGCGTGCCGGTAGAATACGAACTGGTACGTTCGATTGGTACGGTGTCGGAAAAGAAACGCAAGCGACTTGGCGTGCTGGCCACCGATGCCCAGCTTTTCGGTGGCATACAGCAGTCGCCACTCGGAGGCTTCCAAAACATTCCGCCGCAACTGATTATCTCCGAATTGGAAAAACAGTTCGACGTGAGCGAGATCGATCCCAATGTGCCGATCGATCCGGCGTCGTTTGACGTGTTGTTGGCAGTGCAGCCTTCGAGTCTGAACCCGACGGGGATGCAGAATTTGGTAGCTGCCGTTAAAGCAGGCATTCCTACGGCAATCTTCGACGATCCGGCGCCCACGTTAATGGGAGTTGCCACGCCGATTGGCCAGGAAAAGCGAAGTCCTTTCCCTGGCCGTCAACCGGCGGAACCGAAGGGAGACATTCGCCAACTGTGGGATCTGCTACACATTCAGATGCCTGGCAAGCAGTTGCCGACCGATCTTTATTATCAACCGTACATCGTTTGGCAAGATTACAACCCAGAAGTCCGCCTCAGCAAGCTGGGCGTGATTACCAAGGAATACGTTTTCGCCGATCCCTTTGTGCCAGGTGCCCCTGATTACACGGCCTTGAATAATCAAGTCGACGTGACCGCAGGTTTACGTGAAATGTTGTTTCTCTTCCCAGGGGCAATTCAGAAGCAGCCAGGGTTCCCCAAAACGATGACCTTTACGCCGCTCGTTTCGACCGGAACCAAGATCGGTACGGTTTCTTTCCAAGATCTGATGACCTATGCCCAAGATAAGCGTCGCCTGGACGCAAAACGCCAGATCGCCGTGGGGCCAACCGGCGGCTTGCCTGATCCGTTTGTCTTGGCCGCGTTGATCCAGGGCACACCCCCTTCCCTGGCTGCTAACGCTGCCGCAGTGGAAAATTCTGGCGAAGATGCCACGGACGAACAAGCAAGCGAGAGTGAAAAAAAGAGAGCGGATGCCAAGTCAGAGCTACCCCAAATTCATGTTGCCATGGTCGCGGACATCGATTTGCTGCATAGCGCATTCGTGCAGATGCGAGCTGTAAGTGGCGATCCTTCGGAAATGCAGTTGGATAATACCGTCTTCTTGCTGAACTTGCTTGATAAGTTGGCGGGAGAAGACGAGTACATCCCCATCCGCAGCCGTAGTGAACCGATTGCCCGTTTGGCATTGATGGAGGCATTGACCGAAAAAGCCAGAGCAGAAGGAGACGAAGCTCTGCGAGATGCCTCGCTGCGTGCCCAGCAGCAGCAAGACGAGTTGCAAAAAGAGCTACAACAACCGCTCGACGAGTTGAACAAACGCATCCGTGACTTGAACGCTCGGGCTACCCAAGGAGGTGAAATTCGAGCGGAAGAAGTCAAGGAAGTTCAAAACCTGCAATCGGAACTTGCGCAGCGTCAGGCCGACGTCGAGAACAAGCAGAAAGCGGCCGTCGCCAAAATCGAAGCCAATCTCCAACGTGAGCAGGAACGAATCTCGCGCGAGCTAAACCGTAAAGTTCTGGCCTACCAGAACGAAGTGAAAACATTGGCCGTCGCCTTGCCGCCGATTCCGCCGATTGTGATCGGAATTGTCGTGTTCGTGCTGCGTCGACTCAAGGAACGGGAAGGCTTGTCGAAAGACCGCATTATCAAGTAA
- a CDS encoding ABC transporter ATP-binding protein has protein sequence MVDQNADLPMIEADRLSKFYGIFAASRDVNFKVHRGEVVAFLGPNGAGKSTTMKLLTGYLAPSEGVARIAGYNMATQRLQGSALLGYLPENGPLYPDATPHSLLWFIGEARGMSPERRKERIEAVVDLCNLHTVLHKPIAKLSKGYKQRVGMAQAILHEPEVLILDEPTSGLDPNQIRGVRDMIRRLGQEKTILLSTHIFQEVDALATRAIVINEGRLIYDGSIDAMKQSGETLDDAFYRMTKGVNALTTPDGEEPAPAN, from the coding sequence ATGGTTGATCAAAACGCCGATCTGCCGATGATCGAAGCGGACCGCCTTTCCAAGTTCTATGGAATCTTCGCTGCCTCGCGCGATGTCAACTTTAAGGTGCATCGTGGAGAAGTAGTGGCTTTTCTCGGTCCTAATGGTGCCGGTAAGAGCACGACCATGAAACTGTTGACCGGCTACCTGGCGCCTAGCGAAGGGGTTGCTCGGATTGCTGGCTACAACATGGCCACTCAGCGCCTGCAAGGCTCGGCCCTCTTGGGATACTTGCCTGAGAATGGCCCGCTTTATCCCGATGCTACTCCGCATAGCTTGTTGTGGTTCATCGGTGAAGCCCGTGGCATGTCCCCTGAGCGTCGCAAAGAGCGAATCGAGGCCGTGGTCGATTTGTGTAACCTGCATACGGTGCTGCACAAGCCGATCGCCAAGCTTTCTAAAGGGTACAAGCAGCGTGTCGGCATGGCTCAGGCCATTTTGCACGAGCCAGAAGTGCTGATCTTGGACGAACCGACTTCCGGGCTCGATCCCAACCAAATCCGCGGCGTGCGTGATATGATTCGCCGGCTGGGACAGGAGAAGACAATTCTTTTGTCGACACACATTTTCCAAGAGGTCGACGCCCTGGCAACCCGCGCTATTGTGATCAATGAAGGTCGCTTGATTTACGATGGCAGTATCGACGCCATGAAACAGTCTGGCGAAACGTTGGATGATGCCTTCTACCGCATGACCAAAGGGGTGAACGCTTTGACGACCCCGGATGGTGAAGAGCCAGCCCCAGCGAATTAG